A window of the Coprobacter fastidiosus genome harbors these coding sequences:
- a CDS encoding glutamate synthase subunit beta — protein MGNPKAFLTIHRQEAGYRPVHDRIEDFSEVEQTLNSADRKNQASRCMDCGVPFCHWACPVGNKQPEWQDLLYRGKWREAYMILAETCDFPEFTGRICPALCEKSCVLKLSADEPVTIRENEAAIMEAAFREGYVKPVSLKRNGKKVAVVGSGPAGLTVANRLNHKGYEVTVYEKHELPGGLLRFGIPNFKLSKVVIDRRIRLMREEGINFVLNTEIGKDIPAKDLVEKYDAVCIAIGAEVPRDLPIEGRDMKGIYFALELLGQQNRVLEGIIPQSEDLISAKGKKVLVIGGGDTGSDCVGTCNRHGAAKITQIEIMPKPPVHDNPQTPWPMYPMVLKTSSSHEEGCERRWLLNAIRFIGEKNRLKAVEVEEVTWKRDENGRMQMLPTGKKEVIDADLVFLAMGFVHPALEGIVSELGLTVDARKNIAVDSLQKSNVDKVFACGDATTGASLVVKAMAAGKKTAEAIDRYLK, from the coding sequence ATGGGAAATCCGAAAGCATTTCTTACTATACACCGGCAAGAAGCCGGATATCGTCCGGTACATGATCGTATCGAAGATTTTAGTGAAGTGGAACAAACATTAAATAGCGCTGATCGGAAAAATCAGGCATCTCGTTGCATGGATTGCGGTGTGCCGTTTTGCCATTGGGCTTGTCCTGTCGGGAATAAACAACCTGAATGGCAAGACTTGCTTTATAGGGGAAAATGGCGGGAGGCCTATATGATATTGGCGGAAACTTGCGATTTCCCGGAATTTACAGGACGCATCTGTCCCGCATTATGTGAAAAAAGCTGTGTGTTGAAATTAAGTGCGGATGAGCCTGTCACGATCCGGGAAAACGAGGCCGCTATTATGGAGGCCGCTTTTAGGGAAGGATATGTAAAACCCGTATCTCTGAAGCGTAACGGAAAAAAAGTCGCTGTGGTCGGTTCTGGTCCAGCAGGTCTTACTGTTGCGAATCGTTTGAATCATAAAGGGTATGAAGTTACCGTGTATGAAAAACATGAGCTGCCTGGAGGTCTGCTTCGTTTCGGTATTCCGAACTTTAAATTAAGTAAGGTTGTAATAGATCGCCGTATTCGCCTTATGAGAGAAGAAGGAATCAATTTTGTCTTGAATACAGAAATCGGAAAAGATATTCCGGCAAAAGATTTGGTTGAAAAGTATGATGCCGTGTGTATAGCAATCGGTGCGGAAGTCCCGAGAGATTTGCCGATTGAGGGACGAGATATGAAAGGTATATATTTTGCGTTAGAATTGCTCGGACAACAAAATCGAGTGTTAGAAGGTATTATTCCGCAATCTGAAGATTTGATTTCGGCTAAAGGAAAAAAAGTTTTGGTCATAGGGGGTGGAGACACTGGTTCGGATTGTGTCGGAACATGCAATCGTCATGGAGCTGCGAAAATAACGCAGATAGAAATTATGCCGAAACCTCCGGTACATGATAATCCGCAAACACCTTGGCCTATGTATCCTATGGTGTTGAAAACAAGTAGTTCGCATGAAGAAGGCTGTGAACGGCGTTGGTTGTTGAATGCTATCAGATTTATCGGTGAAAAGAATAGGCTAAAGGCCGTAGAGGTAGAAGAAGTGACTTGGAAACGAGATGAAAATGGCCGTATGCAGATGCTTCCGACAGGTAAAAAAGAGGTCATTGATGCCGATTTGGTATTTTTGGCAATGGGCTTTGTACACCCTGCATTGGAGGGAATTGTTTCCGAGTTGGGGCTTACTGTGGATGCTCGGAAAAATATAGCTGTCGATTCTTTACAAAAAAGCAATGTAGATAAGGTCTTTGCTTGTGGCGATGCGACTACGGGGGCAAGTTTGGTAGTAAAAGCGATGGCTGCCGGAAAGAAGACAGCTGAAGCCATAGACCGATATTTAAAATAA
- the gltB gene encoding glutamate synthase large subunit: MKKVDQINIERGLYDTSYEHDACGVGMLVNIHGGKSHDLVDSALKVLENMRHRGAEGADNKTGDGAGILLQIPHEFILLQGIPVPEKGKYGTGLIFLPKDVKLQDMILSIMIDEIEREGLTLMHLRKVPVNSSILGREALATEPDVRQVFITGCNNQQELEKKLYLIRKRIEKKIRLSDDTIQKDFYIVSLSSRSIIYKGMLSSLQLRYYYTDLTNHYFTSGLALVHSRFSTNTFPTWSLAQPFRLLAHNGEINTIRGNRAWMDARESVLESPALDNIGDIRPIIQPGMSDSASLDNVLEFLVMSGLSLPHAMAILVPESFNEKNPISEDLKAFYEYHSILMEPWDGPAALLFSDGRYAGGMLDRNGLRPARYLITKNDMMVVASEVGVMDFEANEIKEKGRLQPGKILLVDTEEGKIYYDGELKKQLAEAFPYRTWLAANRVELDELKSGRKVEHRVTDYDRMLRAFGYTREDIERVIIPMSVNGAEPVSSMGNDTPLAILSSRPQLLYNYFRQQFAQVTNPPIDPIREELVMSLTEYIGAVGNNILVPSESHCKMVKLNYPILSNTQLDILCNIRYKGFNTIKLPMLYEVAEGKNGMRDALDHLCKSAEQAVDDGVNYIVLSDKNVDRVHAPIPSLLALSAVHHHLISVQKRVQTALIVETGEMREVMHAALLLGYGASAINPYMAFAVLDELVRKQEIQLNYETAEKNYVKAICKGLFKVMSKMGISTIRSYRGAKIFEAVGLSAELSKSYFGSTATPIGGIRLDEIASDVAAFHWDAFGGDVGAFLPNRGVYSYRKDGEKHAWNPETISALQLATRLGSYKKFKEYTHSVDEKSDPVFLRDFLTFKKNPIPIEDVEPVSHIMKRFVTGAMSFGSISKEAHETIALAMNKIGGRSNTGEGGEDPVRFVPLENGLSMRSAIKQVASGRFGVTTEYLVNADEIQIKVAQGAKPGEGGQLPGYKVNEVIAKTRHSIPGISLISPPPHHDIYSIEDLAQLIFDLKNVNPKAEISVKLVSESGVGTIAAGVAKAKADRIIISGAEGGTGASPASSIRYAGMPPEIGLSETQQTLVLNGLRGQVRLQTDGQLKTGRDIVLMALLGAEEFGFATSALIVLGCVMMRKCHMNTCPVGVATQDKELRKRFHGRHEYLVNFFTFLAEEVREYLAEMGFTSLDEIIGRADLLERKDIRSNPKYDLLDFSRLTYFPEQAAMTAIRQIKSQDHRIDHVKDREIIQQAAAAIESRKEISLDYTIANTDRSVGAMLSGHIVSLYGREGLPEHTLNVKFKGSAGQSFGAFLVNGVHFKLEGEANDYLGKGLSGGRISLMPPIRSTFIAEENTIAGNTLLYGATSGEVFINGRVGERFAVRNSGAIAVVEGVGDHCCEYMTGGRVVVLGVTGRNFAAGMSGGVAYVWNKNNDFDYFCNMEMVELSLIEESCYRKELHELIRMHYYYTGSKLAKVMLDEWDKYADQFIQVVPIEYKKVLQEEQMRKLQQKIADMQRDY; this comes from the coding sequence ATGAAAAAAGTGGATCAAATTAATATTGAAAGAGGTCTGTATGATACTTCTTATGAGCATGATGCTTGCGGTGTCGGGATGTTGGTAAATATTCATGGTGGCAAATCTCATGATTTGGTCGATTCGGCTCTTAAGGTTTTAGAGAATATGAGACATAGAGGAGCTGAAGGTGCTGATAATAAGACAGGGGATGGTGCAGGAATTTTGCTTCAGATTCCTCATGAGTTTATTTTGTTACAGGGAATTCCAGTTCCGGAAAAAGGGAAATATGGTACTGGGCTAATATTCCTTCCTAAAGATGTAAAATTGCAGGACATGATATTGAGTATCATGATTGACGAGATAGAGCGGGAGGGATTGACATTGATGCATTTGAGAAAAGTTCCGGTAAATTCGTCTATATTAGGTCGTGAGGCTTTAGCAACAGAACCTGATGTGCGTCAAGTGTTTATTACAGGGTGTAATAATCAGCAAGAGTTGGAGAAAAAGTTATATCTCATTCGTAAGCGGATTGAAAAGAAAATACGTTTGTCGGATGACACGATACAAAAGGATTTTTATATCGTGTCGCTTTCTTCCCGAAGTATTATTTATAAAGGTATGCTTTCCTCTTTACAGTTAAGGTATTATTATACCGATCTTACTAATCACTATTTCACGAGCGGCTTGGCGTTGGTACATTCTCGTTTCAGTACCAATACTTTCCCGACATGGAGTTTGGCTCAACCGTTCAGATTATTGGCTCATAATGGCGAGATCAATACAATACGGGGAAACCGGGCTTGGATGGATGCTCGGGAGAGTGTTTTGGAATCTCCCGCATTAGATAATATAGGAGACATTCGTCCTATCATACAGCCGGGTATGAGTGACAGTGCCTCATTGGACAATGTATTAGAATTTTTAGTGATGTCGGGATTGAGCCTTCCGCATGCAATGGCTATTCTTGTACCGGAAAGTTTCAATGAAAAAAATCCTATATCCGAAGATCTCAAGGCTTTTTATGAGTACCATAGCATTCTTATGGAACCGTGGGATGGTCCGGCTGCGCTTTTATTCTCGGACGGACGTTATGCCGGTGGAATGCTTGATCGGAATGGACTACGTCCGGCTCGTTATCTTATTACTAAAAATGATATGATGGTGGTAGCTTCGGAGGTCGGCGTTATGGATTTTGAGGCGAACGAGATAAAAGAAAAGGGGCGGTTACAGCCCGGTAAAATATTATTGGTCGATACCGAAGAGGGGAAAATATATTATGATGGGGAGTTAAAAAAACAATTGGCAGAGGCTTTCCCTTATCGAACATGGTTGGCAGCTAACCGGGTTGAACTTGATGAGTTGAAATCCGGGCGTAAAGTTGAACATCGTGTGACCGACTATGACCGTATGTTACGAGCATTTGGTTATACACGAGAGGATATAGAGCGTGTTATCATACCAATGAGTGTGAATGGTGCAGAGCCTGTATCTTCGATGGGAAATGATACCCCTCTGGCAATATTGTCTTCTCGTCCGCAATTATTATATAATTATTTTCGTCAACAATTTGCACAAGTAACTAACCCTCCGATCGATCCTATAAGAGAGGAGCTGGTCATGAGCCTGACAGAGTATATCGGAGCTGTCGGTAACAATATTCTTGTTCCGAGCGAATCTCACTGCAAAATGGTAAAACTCAATTATCCCATATTGAGCAATACTCAGTTGGATATCCTGTGTAATATTCGTTACAAAGGTTTCAATACGATAAAGTTACCTATGCTTTATGAGGTAGCTGAAGGAAAGAACGGTATGCGTGATGCTCTTGATCATTTGTGCAAGAGTGCCGAACAAGCAGTCGATGATGGAGTAAATTATATTGTATTGAGTGACAAGAATGTTGATAGAGTACATGCGCCTATACCTTCATTATTAGCTCTTTCTGCAGTACATCATCATTTGATTTCTGTACAGAAGCGTGTTCAGACGGCATTGATTGTCGAGACCGGAGAAATGAGAGAAGTTATGCATGCTGCTTTATTATTGGGATATGGAGCAAGTGCCATTAATCCTTATATGGCTTTTGCCGTGTTGGATGAATTGGTTCGGAAACAAGAAATCCAGTTAAATTACGAAACGGCAGAAAAAAATTATGTAAAAGCTATATGTAAAGGCCTTTTCAAAGTAATGAGCAAGATGGGCATTTCTACGATCCGAAGTTACAGAGGAGCTAAAATATTCGAAGCAGTCGGTTTATCTGCCGAGTTGAGTAAGAGTTATTTCGGCTCTACGGCAACACCGATAGGAGGTATTCGTTTAGATGAGATCGCTTCTGATGTGGCAGCGTTTCATTGGGATGCTTTTGGTGGAGATGTAGGTGCTTTTCTGCCGAATAGGGGAGTTTATTCATATCGTAAAGACGGAGAAAAGCATGCATGGAATCCGGAAACGATATCTGCTTTGCAGTTAGCTACACGTTTAGGCAGTTATAAGAAATTTAAAGAATATACACATAGTGTCGATGAAAAGAGTGATCCTGTATTTTTACGCGATTTTCTAACGTTTAAAAAGAATCCTATTCCTATCGAAGATGTAGAACCCGTTTCGCATATTATGAAGCGTTTTGTTACAGGAGCAATGAGTTTCGGGTCTATCAGTAAAGAAGCTCATGAGACAATAGCTTTGGCAATGAATAAAATTGGCGGACGTAGTAATACTGGAGAAGGAGGAGAAGATCCCGTTCGTTTCGTTCCTTTGGAAAACGGACTTTCCATGCGTTCGGCAATAAAACAGGTCGCTTCCGGACGTTTCGGTGTTACGACAGAATATTTGGTGAATGCCGATGAAATACAAATAAAAGTGGCACAAGGGGCTAAACCCGGAGAAGGCGGACAACTGCCTGGTTATAAAGTGAACGAAGTCATTGCAAAGACGCGTCATTCCATTCCCGGTATTTCCCTTATTTCTCCGCCACCGCATCATGATATTTATTCGATTGAGGATTTGGCTCAGCTTATATTCGACCTGAAAAATGTGAACCCCAAAGCGGAAATAAGCGTCAAGTTAGTTTCTGAGAGCGGAGTCGGAACAATTGCTGCCGGAGTTGCTAAAGCCAAGGCCGATCGAATTATCATTTCAGGTGCTGAAGGAGGAACGGGAGCTAGTCCTGCCAGTTCTATCAGATATGCCGGTATGCCTCCTGAGATCGGGTTAAGTGAGACTCAGCAAACACTCGTATTGAACGGACTTCGCGGACAGGTGAGGTTACAAACCGACGGACAATTGAAAACCGGAAGGGATATTGTCTTGATGGCTCTTCTTGGGGCAGAAGAGTTTGGCTTTGCAACTTCAGCTTTGATTGTTCTCGGGTGTGTTATGATGCGCAAGTGTCACATGAATACATGTCCGGTAGGAGTTGCTACACAAGATAAAGAGTTACGCAAACGTTTTCACGGTCGTCATGAATATTTGGTGAATTTCTTTACGTTCCTTGCAGAAGAAGTTCGGGAATATCTTGCAGAAATGGGATTTACAAGTTTAGATGAAATTATCGGACGTGCCGATTTGTTGGAAAGAAAGGATATACGTAGTAACCCAAAGTATGACCTGCTCGATTTTTCACGGTTGACTTATTTCCCTGAACAAGCTGCAATGACGGCAATTCGGCAGATAAAAAGTCAAGATCATCGTATCGATCATGTAAAGGATAGAGAGATAATTCAACAAGCTGCAGCGGCAATCGAATCTCGGAAAGAAATATCTTTAGATTATACGATTGCCAATACCGATCGTTCTGTAGGAGCTATGTTGTCGGGACACATTGTTTCTTTATATGGAAGAGAAGGTTTGCCTGAACATACGTTGAACGTAAAATTCAAAGGTTCTGCAGGACAAAGTTTCGGCGCTTTTTTGGTAAATGGAGTTCATTTCAAACTCGAAGGTGAAGCGAATGACTATCTTGGGAAAGGATTGAGTGGAGGACGCATCAGCCTGATGCCTCCAATACGTTCTACATTTATCGCTGAAGAGAATACGATTGCAGGAAATACATTACTCTATGGCGCTACATCGGGAGAGGTGTTTATAAATGGACGTGTCGGAGAACGTTTTGCTGTTCGCAATTCAGGAGCAATAGCGGTTGTTGAAGGGGTAGGCGACCACTGTTGTGAGTATATGACCGGAGGAAGAGTTGTGGTTTTAGGTGTTACCGGACGGAATTTCGCTGCCGGAATGAGTGGCGGAGTTGCTTATGTTTGGAATAAAAATAATGATTTCGATTATTTCTGCAATATGGAGATGGTAGAGCTATCTTTGATTGAAGAAAGCTGCTATCGGAAAGAGCTACACGAACTGATCCGTATGCATTATTATTATACGGGGAGTAAATTAGCAAAAGTTATGCTTGACGAGTGGGATAAGTATGCAGATCAATTTATTCAGGTTGTTCCTATTGAATATAAAAAAGTCTTGCAGGAAGAGCAGATGCGTAAATTGCAGCAGAAGATTGCTGACATGCAAAGAGATTATTGA
- a CDS encoding site-specific integrase, whose product MERKTFSVLFFIKKSKLLKNGEAPVCMRITVNGCMVDILVKRSCPVNFWNQAKECSRGKDRMSAELNRYLALTRSRIHQIYRELETSGKTITADLIRKLYYGEDEGNKTLLQVFGEHNAQCRNLIGKDFVSKTVQRYETTTRYLSEFIRKEYRVSDIALNDLEADFISRFDAFLKIEKGCAQNSAITRLKNLKKIIHLALKNDWIRKDPFAYYRFKIEDTDPEFLTMDEIKVILSKEFPIKRVSQVRDIFVFCCFTGLAFSDVKELSSEHVVRDNNGNLWIRKKRQKTSVMCNIPVLPVAASILDKYKEVAGCTGKLLPVLCNQRMNSYLKEIADICGIGKNLTTHVARHSYATSVCLANGVSMENVAKMLGHADTSITKHYARVLDQSIYRDMEKVNSFLSDLAV is encoded by the coding sequence ATGGAAAGGAAGACTTTCAGCGTTTTGTTTTTTATCAAAAAGAGTAAGCTGCTGAAGAATGGAGAAGCGCCTGTTTGTATGCGTATTACGGTGAACGGCTGCATGGTGGATATTCTGGTAAAGCGCAGTTGTCCGGTAAATTTCTGGAATCAGGCGAAAGAGTGTTCTAGGGGGAAAGATCGGATGTCGGCAGAGTTGAACCGTTATCTGGCACTAACCCGTTCACGCATTCACCAAATTTACCGGGAGTTGGAAACGTCCGGAAAGACTATTACCGCCGACCTAATCCGTAAACTTTATTATGGAGAGGATGAAGGGAATAAAACCTTATTGCAGGTTTTCGGTGAACATAATGCGCAATGCCGTAATTTAATCGGCAAGGATTTTGTGAGTAAGACTGTACAGCGCTACGAAACGACTACACGTTACTTGTCGGAATTTATCAGAAAGGAATACCGGGTTTCGGATATTGCTTTGAATGATTTGGAGGCGGATTTTATTTCCCGGTTCGATGCTTTTTTAAAGATTGAGAAAGGTTGTGCGCAAAATTCGGCGATTACTCGTTTGAAGAACCTGAAAAAGATTATTCATCTGGCTTTGAAAAACGACTGGATCAGGAAAGATCCTTTTGCTTATTATCGGTTTAAGATTGAAGATACCGACCCGGAGTTTTTGACGATGGACGAGATTAAGGTTATTCTCAGCAAGGAATTTCCGATTAAACGTGTATCTCAGGTGCGGGATATTTTCGTGTTTTGTTGCTTTACGGGTTTGGCTTTCAGCGATGTAAAGGAGTTGTCTTCCGAACATGTGGTACGGGATAATAACGGCAATTTGTGGATCAGGAAAAAAAGGCAGAAAACCAGTGTTATGTGCAATATCCCGGTTTTACCGGTTGCGGCTTCGATTCTCGATAAGTATAAAGAAGTGGCGGGATGTACCGGTAAATTGCTGCCAGTATTGTGTAACCAACGAATGAATAGTTATTTGAAAGAGATTGCGGATATTTGTGGTATCGGTAAGAATTTGACAACGCATGTAGCGAGGCATTCTTATGCCACATCGGTTTGTCTGGCTAACGGGGTGAGTATGGAAAATGTAGCGAAGATGTTGGGGCATGCCGACACGTCTATAACCAAACACTACGCCCGGGTATTGGATCAGAGTATTTACAGGGATATGGAAAAGGTAAATAGTTTTTTATCTGATCTGGCTGTTTAG
- a CDS encoding HEPN domain-containing protein: protein MKTSTSRLPEYARKDLQQIVSLVLENLPRCEMIILYGSYARGTYVEYDERDEFGILTSFMSDYDILVVTSKSDVKEAGQILDSVDQMYYKRPDHQVPIQFINDDIEKLNSDLSEGRYFYTDVKKEGIMLYDSGNYKLERARKLDFEEIRQQAQEYFDEKFKEANEFLVDVANAYSRGNYKRASFYLHQACENLFYTLRLVHTLKNSKQHNLSKLLGATHKYSDELRKIFPRNTKEEKRLFELLRLAYVEARYNPKFVVTKEDIDAILPKVERLRDVVSEVCKSQIETYRENEK from the coding sequence ATGAAAACCTCGACTTCCCGTCTGCCTGAATATGCCCGTAAGGATCTACAGCAAATCGTTTCGCTGGTGTTAGAAAATCTTCCCCGGTGTGAAATGATCATCCTGTACGGAAGCTACGCCAGAGGAACTTATGTAGAATATGACGAAAGGGACGAGTTCGGCATCCTCACCTCATTTATGAGTGACTATGACATACTGGTGGTAACCAGCAAAAGCGATGTGAAAGAAGCGGGGCAGATACTCGATTCGGTAGATCAGATGTATTATAAACGCCCCGATCACCAAGTCCCTATACAATTTATTAATGACGATATAGAGAAGCTGAACTCCGACCTGTCGGAAGGGCGATATTTCTATACCGATGTAAAGAAAGAGGGAATTATGTTATACGATAGTGGAAACTACAAACTGGAACGTGCCCGGAAACTCGACTTTGAGGAAATCCGGCAACAGGCGCAGGAGTATTTTGATGAGAAGTTTAAAGAAGCTAATGAATTTTTAGTTGATGTTGCTAATGCATATAGCAGAGGAAATTATAAAAGAGCCTCCTTTTATTTACATCAAGCCTGTGAAAACCTGTTTTATACATTACGATTAGTCCATACCCTAAAAAACAGCAAACAGCACAATCTGTCTAAACTGTTAGGTGCGACACATAAATACTCCGACGAACTGCGAAAAATCTTTCCCCGGAACACCAAGGAGGAAAAACGGCTGTTCGAGCTGTTACGGCTCGCCTATGTCGAAGCCCGATACAATCCTAAATTCGTAGTGACAAAAGAAGATATCGATGCCATACTCCCCAAAGTGGAAAGATTGCGGGATGTGGTATCGGAAGTCTGCAAATCGCAAATAGAAACATACCGGGAAAACGAAAAATAA